In a genomic window of Thermosynechococcus sp. CL-1:
- the cruF gene encoding gamma-carotene 1'-hydroxylase CruF, with product MKPKNALFVAEQVCLVGHSAAMAFGLAGLLLVVPHPEFILALPAWGQQLFQWSMASGGVVYIVLGALAIALHTYRNFGLGKLLGFLLPAVGISLTSELLGTSTGFPFGHYGYLSGLGYKIAGLVPFTIPLSWFYMGLVTFLLAYSGFISRPLREGKGVGWGAALITVGLGAIFLTAWDFVLDPAMSQTAIPFWQFQDVGEFFGMPYRNILGWTGTGAVFMGLAMITWWPKPMVVNRGQLITPLVVYLVNFAFGAMITLTSLDQRFWIPATLGFVLGVVPVTALWWFTEAPLEKVQGVNINTEAG from the coding sequence ATGAAACCCAAGAACGCGCTTTTCGTTGCGGAGCAGGTGTGCCTAGTTGGCCACAGTGCGGCGATGGCCTTTGGCTTAGCGGGGTTGCTCCTCGTTGTGCCCCATCCCGAGTTTATTCTGGCTTTGCCCGCCTGGGGTCAGCAGCTGTTTCAATGGAGTATGGCCAGTGGGGGTGTCGTTTATATTGTCCTCGGTGCACTGGCGATCGCCCTTCACACCTATCGCAACTTTGGCCTTGGCAAACTCCTTGGCTTTTTACTGCCAGCGGTGGGCATTTCCCTTACCAGTGAACTGTTGGGGACGAGTACCGGCTTTCCCTTTGGCCATTATGGTTACCTCAGTGGTTTGGGGTACAAAATTGCTGGGCTGGTGCCCTTCACGATTCCCCTCTCCTGGTTTTATATGGGGCTAGTTACGTTTCTTTTAGCCTACAGTGGCTTCATCAGTCGTCCGCTGCGGGAAGGCAAAGGCGTGGGCTGGGGGGCAGCCCTGATCACCGTGGGCTTGGGAGCAATCTTTTTAACCGCTTGGGATTTTGTCCTTGATCCGGCCATGAGTCAAACTGCCATTCCTTTTTGGCAATTTCAGGATGTCGGTGAATTCTTTGGCATGCCTTACCGCAACATTCTGGGATGGACGGGCACAGGAGCCGTGTTTATGGGGCTGGCGATGATCACTTGGTGGCCAAAGCCAATGGTGGTGAACCGTGGGCAACTCATTACCCCCTTGGTGGTGTATCTGGTGAATTTTGCCTTTGGGGCGATGATTACCCTCACATCCTTGGATCAACGTTTTTGGATTCCGGCAACCTTGGGATTTGTTTTGGGGGTCGTGCCGGTCACAGCACTGTGGTGGTTTACTGAAGCCCCCCTAGAGAAAGTTCAGGGGGTCAACATCAATACTGAGGCGGGTTGA
- a CDS encoding DUF1823 family protein, with the protein MDSSDSPLPPLTEATLWQILNDELDDATVNQLLWHCLGYRYDAHSQTWQSDRVPPEWRQDYPQPPDFIGSRPAIVKLTRSIPPAHKQLLKEQLGFAGYEIKELNPRRTRRATAVNWLLSYMATQAEAAVK; encoded by the coding sequence ATGGATAGCTCTGATTCGCCACTCCCCCCTCTCACAGAAGCCACATTGTGGCAAATTCTCAATGATGAATTGGATGATGCTACGGTCAATCAGCTCCTGTGGCACTGCTTGGGCTATCGCTATGACGCCCACAGTCAAACTTGGCAGAGCGATCGCGTGCCTCCAGAATGGCGACAAGACTATCCCCAACCCCCCGACTTCATTGGCAGCCGCCCCGCCATCGTCAAGCTTACCCGCTCTATTCCCCCTGCCCACAAGCAACTTCTCAAGGAACAGTTGGGCTTTGCTGGCTATGAAATCAAGGAACTCAACCCCCGCCGTACGCGCCGTGCCACTGCGGTCAATTGGCTCCTCAGCTACATGGCCACTCAAGCCGAGGCTGCGGTGAAATAA
- a CDS encoding DUF975 family protein — MYSESEHTPQAIANRPYQVRIGQYLNEGWQIFSTQPAAYIGFLILTTIINGVLNNIPGAGPIVSTILAGLFAAGYYFFSFRIARNQRTEFSDFFNAFKNNYFLPIFLTNLIIGLITNVFVISASILFVIAGLPFLQSILEQAAAEATEPDADLEQLLALLEQLPSVPHALNPVFILVGAILLLPGVYFGVAYMFAVPLVVEHRFDVWPALETSRRLVSRDWWSFFFLSVSIIFFNILGFCLCCVGMLVTIPWSSCVIVAAYRDIIGLMPTTDNSNQF; from the coding sequence ATGTACAGTGAGTCAGAACATACTCCCCAAGCGATCGCCAACCGCCCCTATCAAGTACGGATTGGTCAATACCTCAATGAGGGCTGGCAAATTTTCAGCACTCAACCCGCTGCCTACATTGGTTTTCTCATTCTGACAACCATTATCAATGGTGTGCTCAACAATATTCCGGGGGCTGGCCCAATTGTTAGCACGATTTTGGCAGGCCTCTTCGCCGCAGGCTACTACTTTTTCAGCTTTCGCATTGCCCGCAACCAAAGAACCGAATTTAGCGACTTTTTTAATGCGTTCAAAAACAACTACTTTCTGCCCATCTTCTTGACGAACTTGATCATCGGTTTGATTACGAATGTGTTTGTGATCAGTGCCAGCATTCTATTTGTGATTGCGGGGTTGCCCTTCTTGCAAAGCATATTAGAGCAGGCGGCGGCTGAAGCAACGGAACCCGATGCCGACTTAGAACAACTGCTAGCGTTACTGGAGCAGCTTCCCTCTGTGCCGCATGCCCTGAACCCCGTTTTCATCTTGGTGGGTGCCATCCTGCTGCTGCCCGGGGTTTACTTTGGGGTAGCCTATATGTTTGCTGTGCCTTTGGTGGTGGAACACCGGTTTGATGTGTGGCCGGCACTAGAAACCAGCCGCCGCTTAGTTTCCCGCGATTGGTGGAGCTTCTTTTTTCTCAGCGTGTCAATCATTTTCTTCAATATCTTGGGCTTTTGCCTCTGCTGTGTGGGGATGCTGGTGACTATTCCTTGGAGTAGTTGTGTCATTGTGGCGGCTTACCGCGATATTATTGGCCTCATGCCCACCACTGACAATAGTAACCAGTTTTAG
- the lepB gene encoding signal peptidase I, whose product MSASATNSPSRWRSLRNNALLIGVAVLITLLIRIFVAESRFIPSESMEPTLWPGDRIVVEKITYRQRSPRPGDIVVFYTPPLLQTLGYRADQALIKRVIATAGDTVAVHDGQVWVNDRPLEEPYIAEPPVYTLSPVTVPENMLFVMGDNRNHSNDSHIWGFLPLENVIGRAIACYWPLNHAGKISSPAA is encoded by the coding sequence ATGTCTGCTTCGGCAACGAATTCCCCTTCCCGCTGGCGATCGCTACGCAATAATGCCCTGTTGATTGGGGTGGCTGTGCTGATCACGCTACTGATTCGTATTTTTGTGGCGGAGTCGCGCTTTATTCCCTCAGAATCTATGGAGCCAACGCTTTGGCCGGGCGATCGCATTGTGGTGGAAAAGATCACCTATCGCCAGCGATCGCCTCGACCGGGAGATATTGTTGTCTTCTATACCCCACCCCTCTTGCAGACCCTTGGTTATCGCGCCGATCAAGCCCTCATTAAACGAGTGATTGCCACCGCCGGGGATACGGTTGCCGTGCATGATGGTCAAGTTTGGGTCAACGATCGCCCCCTTGAAGAACCCTACATTGCTGAGCCACCCGTTTATACGCTCTCCCCAGTGACAGTGCCAGAGAATATGCTCTTTGTTATGGGAGATAACCGCAACCACAGCAATGACTCCCATATCTGGGGATTTTTGCCCCTTGAGAATGTCATTGGTCGGGCGATCGCCTGCTATTGGCCCCTCAACCATGCGGGTAAAATTTCGTCCCCGGCTGCTTAA
- a CDS encoding energy-coupling factor transporter transmembrane protein EcfT produces MSFHCWSPPARVMAILLWIFCISSLRRWESLAIATLLVALLYLLSHVPWQRLGKRLQQMGLFFLGLWLLLAVTAWPIALLLTWRLVLCLALGVVLLESLTFSEWVRVCRWWGLPPLLVDTLALTHRYLFELESQLTQMQQALFLRGFRLSWRRLRPWAQVIGIFLIRAEERAQQIYLAMRLRGYGQVLQRRPQFSEGAPWSWGLTLSASLGAGLLAIYDALGEIQLPF; encoded by the coding sequence TTGAGCTTTCACTGCTGGTCGCCACCGGCACGGGTGATGGCGATTCTCCTGTGGATTTTTTGCATTAGTAGCTTGCGGCGGTGGGAAAGTCTGGCGATCGCGACCTTGCTTGTGGCGCTCCTCTATCTCCTGAGCCATGTCCCTTGGCAGCGCTTGGGCAAACGTCTGCAGCAGATGGGGCTCTTTTTTCTGGGACTGTGGTTACTGTTGGCGGTTACTGCGTGGCCGATCGCACTGCTCCTCACATGGCGCTTGGTCTTGTGTCTTGCCCTTGGCGTGGTGTTGCTAGAAAGCTTGACGTTTAGTGAATGGGTGCGGGTCTGTCGCTGGTGGGGACTACCGCCCTTGTTGGTGGATACGCTGGCTTTGACCCATCGCTATCTCTTTGAGCTAGAGAGTCAGTTGACACAAATGCAGCAGGCACTCTTTCTGCGGGGATTTCGCTTGAGTTGGCGCCGCCTTCGCCCGTGGGCACAGGTGATTGGTATCTTTCTCATTCGCGCCGAGGAACGGGCACAGCAGATCTATCTGGCAATGCGCTTACGGGGCTATGGGCAAGTGCTTCAGCGTCGTCCGCAATTTTCTGAAGGGGCGCCTTGGAGTTGGGGGCTAACGCTGAGTGCTAGCTTGGGGGCAGGATTGTTGGCAATCTATGATGCCCTTGGTGAAATCCAACTGCCTTTTTGA
- a CDS encoding glutaredoxin family protein, producing MTHLILYSKPGCHLCEGLQEKLATLKEFTLEVRDITSRDDWWQAYQYEIPVLYLVIGTQVLPVPRFSPRASAEHIRRRLQQLTHSGGASSSN from the coding sequence GTGACCCATCTGATTCTCTATAGCAAGCCCGGCTGTCACCTCTGTGAAGGACTACAAGAGAAGCTGGCCACTCTGAAGGAATTTACCCTTGAGGTACGCGACATCACCAGCCGCGATGATTGGTGGCAAGCCTATCAATACGAGATTCCTGTTCTCTACCTAGTGATTGGAACGCAAGTGCTTCCCGTACCGCGCTTTTCTCCCCGTGCCAGTGCTGAACACATTCGTCGGCGACTCCAACAACTGACCCATTCAGGCGGCGCCTCATCCAGCAATTAA
- a CDS encoding VOC family protein, with amino-acid sequence MAQLAIAPVLFHLAFPVSNLADTKAYYIDGLGCEPGRENSHCLIMKLYGHQLVAHVTDEPLTPPKSIYPRHFGLIFLAQADWQNLCDRVIKKGLDFYQPPRTRFANTPLEHQTFFLADPFHNLIEIKHYRHAEAIFGLRDHRHIGDTPLVSAPQP; translated from the coding sequence ATGGCTCAGTTGGCGATCGCTCCCGTTTTATTTCACCTTGCCTTTCCTGTCAGTAATTTGGCGGACACCAAGGCCTACTACATTGATGGGTTGGGCTGTGAACCAGGGCGCGAAAATTCCCACTGCCTAATCATGAAGCTCTATGGCCATCAACTGGTGGCTCACGTCACGGATGAACCCTTAACCCCACCCAAGAGCATTTATCCGCGCCACTTTGGCTTGATTTTCTTGGCCCAAGCCGACTGGCAAAACCTCTGCGATCGCGTGATCAAGAAGGGACTTGACTTTTACCAGCCACCGCGTACCCGCTTTGCCAATACCCCCCTAGAGCACCAAACGTTCTTTCTCGCAGACCCCTTCCACAACCTGATTGAGATTAAGCACTACCGCCATGCAGAAGCCATTTTTGGCCTGCGGGATCACCGTCATATTGGCGATACCCCCCTCGTTTCTGCGCCGCAACCGTGA
- the priA gene encoding primosomal protein N', whose translation MALAPQQPSLYASVLVDCPAASEAYTYQVPAGWCLQGGEVVEVPFGSQVVRGIVLEVLETVPPSVEPQRLRSLLEIVDQQLFPKDYWVLLKQIATYYCTPLIQVVRTALPPGVLGRSQRRVRLRPQQGIPPLSEQGQHLLRFLQTKGSGDYSVRYLQQQLPKAQRALKELERLGWVETYLAAPASQQPKQQQAVVLLNSEGETLTQRQRQILRYLQQQGRDCWLQEVLKATGTTAQTLHRLAAKGYIAIVEQQHCRIEQGVTVTSDRPKALTPAQATALQAISEHLDCAQTFLLHGVTGSGKTEVYLQAIAECLGRGRSALLLVPEIGLTPQLTDRVRARFGERLLVYHSGLSEGERYDTWRLTLMPQPRVIIGTRSAVLLPLVGLGLIILDEEHDSGYKQDQPQPCYHARTVAQWRSRQQRCPLILGTATPALSTWQAAQTGQIQLLSLPQRIHATPLPPITIVDMRQELHRGNRSMLSYLLQEALGNLQSRQAILFVPRRGHSTFFSCRSCGTVMYCPHCSVSLTGHLFNDKMEVLRCHYCNYTQAVPERCPNCGSPYLKPFGGGTQRVVSELNRLFPQLRVLRFDSDTTQRKGAHRQLLTQFAAGAADVMVGTQMLTKGIDLPQVALVGILAADSLLHLPDYQAAERTFQLLTQVAGRSGRGAHAGKVILQTYVPEHPVITAVKAYDWDTFATQELSSRAPLGYPPYAQLILLRLSSPDPEDVAATAQAIAQQLQTLAPVSQGEWEVLGPAPAAIAKIAGRYRWQILLKGKLERVSNLSPALMHLKAQCPRSTRLSIDVDPLNFL comes from the coding sequence ATGGCCTTAGCACCTCAACAACCCTCTCTCTACGCCAGTGTGCTTGTGGACTGTCCGGCGGCAAGCGAGGCTTACACTTACCAAGTTCCTGCGGGTTGGTGTCTTCAAGGGGGCGAGGTGGTGGAAGTACCCTTTGGCTCCCAAGTGGTGCGGGGGATTGTCCTCGAGGTACTGGAAACTGTACCGCCATCAGTTGAGCCACAACGCTTGCGATCGCTCCTTGAAATTGTTGACCAGCAGCTTTTTCCCAAGGACTATTGGGTGCTCCTAAAACAGATTGCCACCTACTACTGCACACCCCTGATTCAAGTGGTACGCACTGCCCTACCGCCGGGGGTCTTGGGGCGATCGCAACGGCGGGTGCGCCTGCGGCCACAACAGGGGATTCCCCCCCTGTCAGAACAAGGGCAACATCTGCTGCGCTTTCTCCAGACCAAAGGGAGTGGGGACTACAGTGTGCGCTACCTCCAGCAACAGCTTCCCAAGGCTCAGCGTGCCCTCAAAGAACTCGAACGCCTTGGCTGGGTGGAAACCTACTTAGCGGCACCCGCCAGTCAACAGCCAAAACAGCAACAGGCGGTGGTACTCCTCAATAGTGAAGGGGAGACCTTAACCCAGCGGCAGCGCCAAATCCTCCGCTATTTGCAGCAACAGGGTCGCGATTGCTGGCTGCAAGAGGTACTCAAGGCTACTGGCACCACCGCCCAAACGCTCCATCGCCTTGCTGCCAAGGGATACATTGCCATTGTCGAGCAGCAGCATTGCCGCATTGAACAGGGGGTAACGGTGACATCGGATCGGCCAAAAGCCCTCACCCCTGCCCAAGCCACTGCCCTGCAAGCCATTTCCGAACACCTAGACTGTGCCCAAACCTTTCTCCTGCACGGGGTCACTGGGTCTGGCAAAACGGAAGTCTATCTGCAAGCAATTGCTGAGTGCCTAGGGCGAGGGCGATCGGCCCTACTGCTGGTACCGGAGATTGGCTTGACACCGCAATTAACGGATCGAGTGCGAGCACGCTTTGGTGAACGCTTGCTGGTGTATCACAGTGGTCTCAGTGAGGGGGAGCGCTACGATACTTGGCGACTGACGCTGATGCCGCAGCCACGGGTAATCATTGGCACGCGATCGGCGGTTCTGCTGCCTTTGGTGGGCTTGGGTTTGATCATTCTCGATGAAGAGCACGACAGTGGTTACAAACAGGATCAACCTCAGCCTTGTTACCATGCCCGTACCGTTGCCCAATGGCGATCGCGCCAGCAACGGTGTCCCCTGATTTTGGGCACTGCTACCCCTGCCCTCAGCACTTGGCAAGCCGCCCAAACAGGACAGATTCAGCTTCTTTCTTTACCCCAGCGCATTCATGCCACCCCCCTACCCCCCATCACCATCGTGGATATGCGCCAAGAATTACACCGGGGCAACCGTTCCATGCTCAGTTACCTTCTCCAGGAGGCCCTTGGCAACCTACAGAGCCGGCAGGCAATTCTCTTTGTGCCGCGGCGCGGTCACAGCACCTTTTTTTCCTGCCGCAGTTGTGGCACAGTGATGTACTGTCCCCATTGCAGCGTGTCTCTCACTGGGCACCTCTTTAACGATAAAATGGAAGTGCTGCGTTGTCATTATTGCAACTACACCCAAGCTGTGCCCGAACGCTGCCCTAATTGTGGCTCTCCCTATCTCAAGCCCTTTGGTGGCGGGACGCAGCGGGTGGTGAGTGAACTGAATCGCCTCTTTCCACAGCTGCGAGTACTGCGTTTTGACAGTGATACCACCCAACGCAAGGGCGCCCATCGCCAGTTATTGACTCAATTTGCCGCCGGCGCAGCCGATGTGATGGTGGGGACGCAAATGCTGACGAAGGGCATTGATCTACCCCAGGTGGCGCTGGTGGGCATTCTGGCAGCCGATAGCCTCCTGCACTTACCGGATTATCAGGCGGCAGAACGAACCTTTCAACTCCTCACCCAAGTGGCCGGACGATCGGGGCGGGGTGCCCACGCCGGTAAAGTTATTCTTCAAACCTATGTACCCGAACACCCCGTGATTACAGCGGTCAAAGCCTATGACTGGGACACCTTTGCCACACAGGAGCTAAGTAGCCGTGCCCCCTTGGGCTATCCCCCCTATGCCCAACTCATCCTTCTGCGCTTGAGTAGTCCCGATCCTGAGGACGTGGCCGCAACGGCTCAGGCGATCGCCCAACAGCTCCAAACGTTAGCCCCAGTTTCTCAGGGAGAATGGGAAGTGCTTGGCCCCGCCCCCGCGGCGATTGCCAAAATTGCTGGCCGCTACCGCTGGCAAATTTTACTCAAGGGCAAACTAGAACGAGTTTCTAACCTCAGCCCAGCCCTCATGCACCTCAAGGCGCAGTGTCCCCGCTCAACCCGCCTCAGTATTGATGTTGACCCCCTGAACTTTCTCTAG
- a CDS encoding TrkA family potassium uptake protein, whose amino-acid sequence MVDFGAMLFRGRGVKISQQYAVIGLGRFGRGVCETLHGMGYEVLGSDNQERLVNQVLQDHIVDHAIQLDSTDPQALKEAGLFEFETVIVAIGNHLDASIITTLNLKEAGVPNVIAKASSEIHKKLLERVGADRVIFPEYEAGCELARSLTRPAILDWFDLDPEKSIVEVKVPEAFHNRTVAEVELRSRYGLNLIALRFDDKFEINPSPNQKLNKGDIMVVIGANNDIDRFLRSQHIN is encoded by the coding sequence ATGGTAGATTTTGGAGCAATGCTCTTTCGCGGGCGGGGGGTCAAGATCTCGCAGCAGTATGCAGTGATTGGCCTAGGGCGGTTTGGCCGGGGGGTGTGCGAGACCCTGCACGGCATGGGCTATGAGGTGCTCGGCAGTGATAACCAAGAGCGATTGGTGAATCAAGTGCTCCAAGATCATATTGTGGATCATGCGATTCAACTGGATTCCACGGATCCCCAAGCCCTGAAGGAGGCGGGTCTCTTTGAGTTTGAAACGGTAATTGTGGCCATTGGCAACCATCTCGACGCCAGTATTATCACCACATTGAACCTAAAGGAGGCAGGCGTGCCCAATGTCATTGCCAAGGCTTCCTCAGAGATTCATAAAAAACTCCTAGAGCGAGTGGGGGCAGATCGGGTGATCTTTCCAGAGTATGAGGCGGGGTGTGAACTGGCGCGATCGCTCACCCGCCCAGCGATTCTCGATTGGTTCGACCTTGACCCCGAAAAAAGTATTGTCGAAGTCAAAGTGCCTGAGGCATTTCACAATCGCACAGTTGCCGAGGTGGAACTGCGCAGTCGCTATGGCCTCAATTTAATTGCCCTGCGCTTTGATGATAAGTTTGAGATCAATCCCAGTCCCAACCAGAAGCTCAATAAAGGGGACATTATGGTGGTGATTGGTGCTAATAACGATATTGATCGCTTTTTGCGGAGTCAACACATTAACTAG
- a CDS encoding aspartate aminotransferase family protein translates to MTLPTLADLNLDPFWMPFTANRQFKQSPRLLVSAAGMYYRSIDGREILDGTAGLWCVNAGHCRPEIVSAIAQQAATLDFAPTFQMGHPGPFQVADRLRTMTPDPLNHVFFANSGSEAVDTALKIALAYHRLRGEGTRQRLIGRERGYHGVGFGGISVGGIAANRKFFGSLLAGVDHLPHTHNLEHNAFSKGQPTWGAHLADELERLVALHDASTIAAVIVEPLAGSTGVLIPPQGYLERLRAICDRHGILLIFDEVITGFGRLGAPFASQYFGVTPDLITVAKGLTNAAVPMGAVIVRDEIYDTFMQGPAGQIEFFHGYTYSGHPLACAAALATLEIYEKEALFERAASLAPYWQEAIHSLRGLPHVIDIRNLGLVAGIELAPREGQGGARGYDALCRAFEAGLLIRVTGDIIALSPPLIVEQSHIDQMVDILSRVLRELP, encoded by the coding sequence ATGACGCTGCCCACCCTTGCAGATCTGAATCTCGACCCCTTTTGGATGCCCTTTACGGCCAATCGCCAGTTTAAGCAAAGTCCTCGGCTCCTTGTTTCGGCAGCAGGGATGTACTACAGGAGCATTGATGGCCGTGAGATTCTCGATGGCACCGCCGGGTTGTGGTGTGTCAATGCCGGCCACTGCCGTCCAGAAATTGTCAGCGCGATCGCCCAACAGGCAGCAACACTGGATTTTGCCCCCACATTTCAGATGGGACATCCGGGGCCATTTCAGGTGGCCGATCGCCTGCGCACAATGACCCCTGACCCCCTCAACCATGTCTTTTTTGCCAACTCTGGCTCTGAGGCCGTGGATACAGCCTTGAAAATTGCCCTTGCCTACCATCGGCTGCGGGGAGAGGGGACACGGCAACGGCTCATTGGTCGCGAGCGGGGCTATCACGGGGTCGGCTTTGGTGGAATTTCAGTGGGGGGAATTGCTGCCAATCGCAAGTTCTTTGGTTCTCTCTTGGCAGGGGTGGATCATCTGCCCCACACCCACAACCTTGAGCACAATGCCTTCAGCAAGGGACAACCCACTTGGGGAGCACATTTAGCCGACGAGCTAGAACGCTTAGTGGCGCTGCATGATGCATCGACGATCGCAGCGGTAATTGTTGAACCCCTTGCGGGTTCGACGGGGGTATTGATTCCGCCCCAAGGGTACTTGGAACGCCTGCGTGCCATTTGCGATCGCCACGGCATTTTGCTGATCTTTGATGAAGTGATCACGGGTTTTGGCCGTCTCGGTGCCCCCTTTGCCAGTCAGTACTTTGGTGTGACTCCAGATCTCATCACGGTTGCCAAGGGTCTAACCAATGCCGCTGTACCCATGGGAGCGGTGATTGTCCGCGATGAGATTTACGACACCTTCATGCAAGGCCCCGCGGGGCAAATTGAGTTTTTCCATGGCTACACCTATTCGGGACATCCCCTTGCCTGTGCGGCCGCCTTGGCAACCCTAGAGATCTACGAGAAAGAAGCCCTATTTGAGCGGGCGGCTTCCCTTGCGCCCTATTGGCAGGAGGCCATCCACAGCCTACGGGGTCTGCCCCATGTCATTGATATTCGCAACTTGGGCTTGGTGGCAGGGATTGAATTGGCGCCACGGGAGGGGCAAGGAGGGGCACGGGGCTATGATGCCCTCTGTCGTGCCTTTGAGGCGGGACTACTGATTCGTGTCACGGGGGATATTATTGCCCTCTCACCACCGCTGATTGTGGAGCAATCGCACATTGATCAAATGGTGGATATTTTGAGTCGTGTTCTACGGGAACTTCCCTAG